A window from Flavobacterium sp. 83 encodes these proteins:
- a CDS encoding isopenicillin N synthase family oxygenase — MQNIPSVDLRDFLSDNPKRKQKFVNEIGSAFEDIGFVALKGHFLDDQLVDELYDQIRNFFALPLETKRSYEIPGIGGQRGYVSFGTEHAKGRKEGDLKEFWHFGQYVADDSKYASEYPENVEVKELPRFNVVGKEAYQMLEKTGVYVLRALALHLGLDEFYFDQYAKEGNSILRPIHYPPITSEPANAIRAAAHGDINLITLLMGAQGRGLQVQNHDGEWIDAIAEPDELVINVGDMLSRHTNNKLKSTIHQVVNPPRELWGTSRYSIPFFMHPVSDMKLDCLENCIDAENPKKFEDITAGAYLYERLVDLGLIK, encoded by the coding sequence ATGCAAAACATTCCTAGTGTTGACTTGCGTGATTTCCTTTCGGACAACCCGAAACGTAAACAAAAATTTGTAAATGAAATCGGAAGTGCATTTGAAGATATTGGCTTCGTAGCACTCAAAGGGCATTTTTTAGACGACCAGTTGGTTGATGAATTGTATGATCAAATCAGAAATTTTTTCGCTTTGCCATTAGAAACAAAGCGCAGTTATGAAATTCCTGGAATTGGAGGACAAAGAGGCTATGTTTCTTTTGGAACAGAGCACGCCAAAGGCAGAAAAGAAGGCGATTTGAAAGAATTTTGGCACTTTGGACAATATGTAGCCGATGATTCAAAATATGCTTCAGAATACCCTGAAAATGTTGAAGTAAAAGAATTACCCCGTTTTAATGTGGTAGGTAAAGAAGCCTATCAAATGCTCGAGAAAACAGGCGTTTATGTCCTGAGAGCTTTGGCTTTGCATCTTGGTTTAGATGAATTTTATTTTGACCAATATGCCAAAGAAGGGAATTCAATCTTAAGACCTATTCATTACCCTCCTATTACTTCTGAGCCAGCCAATGCGATTCGTGCTGCGGCTCATGGTGACATCAACCTAATTACTTTATTGATGGGAGCACAAGGAAGAGGATTACAAGTTCAAAATCATGATGGTGAATGGATTGATGCCATTGCTGAACCCGACGAATTGGTAATTAATGTGGGCGATATGTTATCGCGTCATACTAATAACAAATTGAAATCTACGATTCATCAAGTGGTAAATCCACCGAGAGAATTATGGGGAACTTCACGATATTCTATTCCATTTTTTATGCATCCCGTAAGTGATATGAAATTGGATTGTTTGGAAAATTGCATTGATGCAGAAAATCCAAAAAAATTCGAAGATATTACTGCAGGAGCTTATTTATAC
- a CDS encoding YHYH protein, producing the protein MKNLKISALVVIGIVIGSIISCSNNDSSNTTTAATDVPAVYKKIYGTTSITSDGTYIYIKTKDLPDHKSAYYPTTNALYEAYSGTTFGGNTFVKNPNSIIEQTATLKTPLNPVVASTHAATPLGAIGIAINGVAFFNQYAGPNNQVLAGEIATFDKYYGHPQNQGVYHYHVEPLYLTTVKSTKSGLMGFLLDGFPVYGPQEENGTVVTNAALDVYHGHTHATVDYPNGIYHYHFTDEAPYLNGNGFYGTPGTISQ; encoded by the coding sequence ATGAAAAATTTAAAAATCAGTGCTTTGGTAGTTATCGGAATTGTTATTGGTAGCATCATAAGTTGTAGCAATAATGATAGCTCAAACACAACAACAGCAGCAACAGATGTCCCAGCTGTTTATAAAAAAATATACGGAACGACCAGTATAACCAGTGACGGAACCTATATTTACATCAAAACAAAAGATTTACCGGACCACAAAAGCGCTTATTATCCAACAACAAATGCTTTGTATGAGGCTTATTCCGGAACAACGTTTGGAGGAAACACTTTTGTTAAAAATCCAAATTCAATAATTGAACAAACGGCTACATTGAAAACACCCTTAAATCCTGTCGTGGCGTCAACTCACGCTGCTACTCCTTTGGGAGCAATTGGTATTGCCATAAATGGAGTTGCTTTTTTCAATCAATATGCGGGACCTAACAATCAAGTTTTGGCTGGAGAAATTGCCACTTTCGACAAGTATTACGGACATCCGCAAAATCAAGGAGTGTATCATTACCACGTAGAGCCTTTGTATTTAACCACTGTAAAATCGACCAAATCAGGCTTGATGGGTTTTTTATTGGATGGTTTTCCAGTTTATGGCCCACAGGAAGAGAACGGTACAGTAGTTACCAATGCAGCTTTAGATGTTTATCACGGTCACACACACGCAACGGTTGATTATCCAAATGGCATATATCATTATCATTTTACCGATGAAGCTCCTTATCTCAACGGAAACGGATTTTACGGAACGCCCGGAACTATTTCGCAGTAG
- a CDS encoding toxin-antitoxin system YwqK family antitoxin: MKFLKIYVLALLVCSCSKKESKAPKTYSLKSSTEITVLNDVVYLNKEKYSGFLFELYPNQDTISSEGFINGQLSGICKKWYPNKKLLEVRIYAGGKKNGKQVAFWENGNKRFEFMAENDAYEGELSEWTFDGKLTHLAHFKDGQEDGSQKLWYDNGKIRANYVIVKGKRYGLLGTKNCKNVSDSIFVVK; the protein is encoded by the coding sequence ATGAAATTTTTAAAAATTTATGTTTTAGCGCTTTTGGTTTGTTCTTGTTCCAAGAAGGAGTCAAAAGCTCCTAAAACATATAGCCTAAAATCATCCACAGAAATTACGGTTTTAAATGATGTTGTCTATTTGAACAAAGAAAAATATTCGGGTTTTCTATTTGAATTGTATCCCAATCAAGATACTATTTCCTCGGAAGGTTTTATTAATGGTCAATTGAGTGGGATTTGTAAAAAATGGTATCCCAACAAAAAGCTACTAGAAGTACGCATATACGCTGGTGGAAAAAAGAATGGAAAACAAGTGGCTTTTTGGGAAAATGGAAACAAACGGTTTGAATTTATGGCCGAAAATGATGCGTATGAAGGCGAATTGAGCGAATGGACCTTTGATGGAAAATTAACTCATTTGGCCCATTTCAAAGACGGTCAGGAAGATGGAAGTCAAAAATTATGGTATGACAATGGCAAAATCAGAGCCAACTATGTAATTGTTAAAGGAAAAAGATATGGTTTATTGGGAACTAAAAATTGTAAAAATGTATCGGATAGTATTTTTGTTGTTAAGTAG
- a CDS encoding SCO family protein, with protein MYRIVFLLLSSLLLVSCLDKKAEAIGLPYYNEPDFTPIFITDTSEVESKIKHTIADFSFLDQDSTLISQKNIKGKIHIANFIFTTCGSICPKMTTNLKIVNDSLKSHSDIVLLSYSVTPWIDTPNVLKKYKARNEITNPNWHFLTGSKNDIYKLARTSYFAEEDIGFSKDSSEFLHTEHFILVDKNKRIRGIYNGTLALEMQQMIDDIKTLENKNK; from the coding sequence ATGTATCGGATAGTATTTTTGTTGTTAAGTAGTTTGTTGTTAGTTAGTTGTTTGGATAAAAAAGCGGAAGCCATAGGTTTGCCCTATTATAACGAACCTGATTTTACACCAATATTCATTACCGATACATCCGAAGTGGAATCAAAAATAAAACACACCATTGCCGATTTTTCTTTTTTGGACCAAGACAGCACTTTGATTTCTCAAAAAAACATTAAAGGCAAAATTCATATTGCCAATTTTATTTTCACGACCTGTGGCAGCATTTGTCCAAAAATGACTACCAACTTAAAAATTGTAAACGATAGTTTAAAAAGCCATTCCGATATTGTTTTACTCTCCTATTCGGTCACGCCTTGGATTGACACACCAAATGTTTTAAAGAAATACAAAGCCAGAAATGAAATAACGAATCCGAATTGGCATTTCCTGACGGGTTCTAAAAATGATATTTATAAATTGGCTCGCACATCCTATTTTGCCGAGGAAGATATCGGTTTTAGCAAAGACAGCAGCGAATTTCTTCATACAGAACATTTTATTTTGGTAGACAAAAACAAAAGAATAAGAGGTATTTACAACGGTACTTTAGCACTAGAAATGCAACAAATGATAGACGATATTAAAACTTTAGAAAACAAAAACAAATAA
- a CDS encoding YHYH protein, with translation MKNKKFKIEKLAVLLALVLGTFGCSKDNENIVDTSVGTIIKVKSDNFLSAGLSEPITIVSKTLSNGTTVDCYKIVSKGTPTDHPMGPWCPTNISDDSSAGGIWLKDGKVYDVDGAFIKNLATFFSDSTWMMYDSSTGTVIKTKTQADCQAAANPNVGVEYKNFCVECLPSYVASLTQTYYIPVSPVKLTNSVQFGGGPQSTGPSVRGIAFNGVRFDAPAPVDRILGAYTLAPFDDAGGHINLGAGYHYHAANGKSKEIAQTDGHAPMIGYAIDGHGLFARLDTKGAESTDLDECRGHTDAVRGYHYHVDTAGANNFINCLKGAYVN, from the coding sequence ATGAAAAATAAAAAATTCAAAATCGAGAAATTAGCAGTCCTATTGGCACTAGTCTTGGGTACTTTCGGATGCAGCAAAGACAATGAAAATATAGTTGACACCTCGGTTGGAACAATTATAAAAGTAAAATCGGATAATTTTCTTTCTGCTGGATTATCAGAGCCCATAACCATAGTTTCCAAAACACTTTCAAATGGAACCACTGTGGATTGTTATAAAATAGTAAGCAAAGGTACCCCTACAGATCATCCCATGGGACCTTGGTGTCCTACAAATATTTCGGATGATTCCTCTGCTGGTGGAATTTGGTTAAAAGACGGAAAAGTATATGATGTTGATGGCGCATTTATAAAAAATTTAGCTACTTTTTTTTCGGACTCTACCTGGATGATGTATGATAGCAGTACTGGTACGGTAATTAAAACCAAAACCCAAGCAGATTGCCAGGCTGCAGCAAACCCAAATGTAGGTGTAGAATACAAAAATTTTTGTGTGGAGTGTTTACCTTCCTACGTTGCTAGTTTAACTCAAACCTATTATATCCCAGTAAGTCCAGTGAAACTAACTAATTCCGTACAATTCGGAGGGGGACCACAATCTACTGGACCTAGTGTAAGAGGAATTGCTTTTAACGGAGTTCGATTTGATGCTCCAGCACCAGTTGACCGCATCTTAGGAGCATATACACTAGCGCCATTTGACGATGCTGGAGGACATATCAATTTGGGTGCGGGTTACCATTATCATGCAGCCAATGGAAAATCGAAAGAAATTGCTCAAACCGATGGACATGCACCCATGATTGGTTATGCCATAGATGGACATGGATTGTTTGCGAGACTAGATACAAAAGGGGCTGAATCCACTGATTTAGATGAATGTAGAGGGCATACTGATGCTGTTAGAGGATACCATTATCATGTTGATACTGCAGGTGCAAATAATTTTATCAACTGTTTAAAAGGAGCTTATGTCAACTAA
- a CDS encoding TonB-dependent receptor — translation MKRNVIGILFLLTSISIQAHQSDLSTVMIYQNEKGKCYLQIYSSLTAFKGEVDYKYGKNAYKTPEEFRALVTDHFKKNVLFICNDQDTLKFGKPLVLLGHETKLVVEVFGFSKNISSMYFKNGMFMDTPHNQSSLIILKKGLPNQLYVLNDENKQQIDLVLENGKWQSTTSILNLSMALFLFWGSIIVLLLSIPLLFRKFKPNFGSKTILLLLFVSTATFAQNNKQNIRGNVTDKLSQTPIIGAAVQINNSEKQTVTDEKGNYILTDITPDRYEIKVSLAGYKEVVIPEVIVTSGKEVILDITLEDEFKKLDEVVVKASKKSGTINKFATVSARTFSMEEVNRYAGGRSDVARMAANFAGVSTPDDSRNDIVIRGNSPVGVLWRIDGMNVTNPNHFATVGTTGGAVSALNTNLLKNSDFFTSAFPAEYGNATSGVFDIGFRNGNSKKRETTIQLGVITGLEATTEGPINKEKGSSYLVGYRYGLAGVAKLVGVDIGTTATPSYQDLSFKLNSGTSKLGKFSMFGILASSTINIEGGNSNSLYGNGNQVDFASKIGIVGLNYFKQINIKSFISSTIGLNYSKTDQTSYDFDRMANATFTKEVSNVAKTGYNFSTTYNLKLNPKFFIKAGIQDELMGLDLFYKTKQNSSDTWKQVWDTNSSTNLAQAFVQAKYNISEKLILNAGIHSQKFFLNNSVSVEPRLGLKYAVNSKSSFSLGYGLHSQMQPINVYFLQTQNTDGSYAFNNKNLDSTKSQHFVLGYDLQPFQDWRLKTEVYYQAIANVPVNTFSSSYSMLNTGSSFKTDLEDNLINAGTGTNYGAEVTIEKFFSKGYYGLFTSSLYNSKYKGSDGVERNTAFNGKYVFNVLGGKEWKVGGQNKISTDVKFTNAGGRAYTPVDISASQDAGQEVLSTDAYSANYDNYFRLDVKGSYIINSKTKKLSQSFSLDLQNVTNHKNMFSQTYDNRSMSLNTTYQLGFFPNFIYKLQF, via the coding sequence ATGAAAAGAAATGTAATAGGAATTCTGTTTCTTTTAACTAGTATTTCTATACAGGCACATCAATCCGATTTGTCAACAGTAATGATTTATCAGAACGAAAAAGGGAAATGCTATTTACAAATATACAGTTCACTAACCGCATTTAAAGGGGAGGTAGATTATAAATATGGAAAGAATGCTTATAAAACTCCCGAAGAATTTAGAGCATTGGTAACAGATCATTTCAAAAAAAATGTTCTGTTTATTTGTAATGATCAGGACACCCTTAAATTTGGCAAACCCCTAGTATTATTAGGACACGAAACTAAACTGGTTGTAGAAGTATTTGGTTTTTCTAAAAATATTAGCTCCATGTATTTTAAAAATGGAATGTTTATGGATACTCCACATAATCAAAGCTCCTTAATTATATTAAAAAAAGGATTGCCCAACCAATTATACGTTTTGAATGACGAGAATAAGCAACAAATTGATCTGGTTTTGGAGAATGGGAAATGGCAATCCACTACTTCAATTTTAAATTTATCGATGGCGCTCTTTTTGTTTTGGGGTTCTATAATAGTGTTGCTATTGAGTATTCCATTATTATTCAGAAAATTTAAACCTAATTTTGGTTCGAAAACAATTCTTTTACTTCTATTTGTTTCGACCGCTACGTTTGCTCAAAACAACAAACAGAATATTCGTGGAAACGTGACTGATAAATTGTCTCAAACACCCATAATTGGTGCGGCAGTTCAAATAAATAATTCCGAAAAACAAACTGTAACCGATGAAAAAGGAAATTATATTTTAACCGATATTACTCCTGACCGTTACGAAATTAAAGTTTCATTAGCTGGTTATAAAGAAGTGGTAATCCCAGAGGTGATTGTGACATCGGGTAAAGAGGTTATTTTGGATATTACTTTGGAAGATGAATTCAAAAAACTGGACGAAGTAGTTGTGAAAGCATCCAAAAAATCGGGAACAATTAATAAATTTGCAACAGTGAGCGCCCGAACATTTTCTATGGAAGAGGTCAATCGTTACGCTGGTGGAAGAAGCGATGTGGCACGAATGGCAGCAAATTTTGCTGGTGTTAGCACCCCCGATGACAGCAGAAATGATATCGTAATTAGAGGAAATTCGCCTGTTGGTGTTTTATGGCGCATTGACGGAATGAATGTAACCAATCCAAATCACTTTGCAACGGTTGGAACGACTGGTGGAGCCGTAAGTGCCTTGAATACCAATTTATTAAAGAATTCCGATTTCTTTACATCCGCTTTTCCTGCCGAATATGGTAATGCTACTTCGGGTGTTTTTGATATTGGTTTTAGAAATGGAAATTCAAAAAAGAGAGAAACTACCATTCAATTGGGTGTTATTACAGGTCTTGAAGCCACAACTGAAGGACCAATTAACAAAGAAAAAGGTTCCTCCTATTTAGTTGGATATCGATATGGTTTAGCTGGTGTAGCAAAACTGGTTGGAGTTGATATAGGAACAACAGCAACACCGTCTTATCAAGATTTATCGTTTAAATTGAATAGTGGTACTTCTAAATTGGGCAAATTTTCAATGTTCGGAATTTTGGCTTCCAGCACCATAAATATTGAAGGTGGAAATTCAAATTCTTTATATGGGAATGGCAATCAGGTTGATTTTGCCAGTAAAATTGGAATAGTTGGCTTGAATTATTTCAAACAAATTAATATTAAATCGTTTATCAGTTCGACCATTGGATTGAATTATTCCAAAACAGACCAAACTTCATATGATTTCGACAGAATGGCAAATGCTACTTTTACCAAAGAAGTGAGTAATGTGGCCAAAACTGGCTATAATTTTAGCACCACTTATAATTTAAAATTAAATCCAAAGTTTTTTATAAAAGCGGGAATTCAAGATGAATTGATGGGCTTGGATCTATTTTATAAAACAAAGCAAAACAGTTCCGATACTTGGAAACAAGTTTGGGATACAAACAGTTCTACTAATTTGGCGCAAGCTTTTGTTCAGGCTAAATACAACATTAGCGAAAAGTTGATTTTAAATGCTGGTATTCATTCGCAAAAGTTTTTCTTGAATAATTCGGTTTCAGTTGAACCGCGTTTGGGATTGAAATATGCTGTAAACAGCAAAAGTAGTTTTAGTCTAGGGTATGGTTTACATTCACAAATGCAGCCAATTAATGTTTATTTTCTTCAAACTCAAAACACGGATGGCTCGTATGCTTTCAACAACAAAAATTTAGATTCCACCAAAAGCCAGCATTTTGTTTTGGGATATGATTTACAACCGTTTCAGGATTGGCGATTGAAAACCGAAGTGTATTATCAAGCTATTGCTAATGTTCCGGTGAATACTTTTTCGAGTAGTTATTCGATGCTGAACACAGGTTCAAGCTTCAAAACCGATTTAGAAGACAATCTTATTAATGCAGGAACTGGAACCAATTATGGTGCAGAAGTTACCATTGAGAAATTCTTCAGCAAGGGCTATTATGGCTTGTTTACTTCGTCTTTATACAATTCAAAATACAAAGGAAGTGATGGTGTAGAACGAAATACGGCTTTCAACGGAAAATATGTTTTCAATGTTTTAGGAGGAAAAGAATGGAAAGTTGGTGGTCAAAATAAAATTTCGACAGACGTTAAATTCACCAATGCTGGCGGAAGAGCTTATACTCCAGTTGATATTTCGGCATCGCAAGATGCAGGTCAGGAAGTGTTGTCAACAGACGCCTATTCCGCCAATTATGACAATTATTTCCGTTTGGATGTAAAAGGAAGTTATATCATTAATAGCAAAACCAAAAAGCTATCCCAATCCTTTTCGTTGGATTTACAAAATGTGACCAATCATAAAAATATGTTTTCACAAACGTATGATAATAGAAGTATGAGTTTGAATACAACCTATCAATTGGGTTTCTTTCCTAATTTTATTTATAAATTGCAGTTTTAA
- a CDS encoding sensor histidine kinase yields the protein MKNSKFKIINKLGIAIAIAFFFKIAFFRIEEFFEWDLLFITVIIVIIWQGNEAIDNLLNTKYPWIENTKKRLIIQSILSFVYTSITLFALMYLLHQLRFGDGQIINRKMMEIFPPAILFTLALLAVKIGSEFFSALKNSLVEIEKYKTESANAQLQNLKNQLNPHFLFNNLSVLTSLVYKNQDKAADFITELAKVYRYVLDTKNAELVPLQEELDFINHYIYLQKIRFEDSVLFEIKIEESQKSAFILPMCLQMLVENTIQHNETSQANPLKVLIYTQNNSLIIENPILPRSNTAESTKTGSKNIEQRYSFFTDKKVIVSNNGEIFKVILPLIQKK from the coding sequence ATGAAGAATTCAAAATTTAAAATAATAAACAAATTAGGAATTGCGATTGCAATAGCATTCTTTTTTAAAATCGCGTTTTTTCGAATTGAGGAATTTTTTGAATGGGATTTACTATTCATAACTGTCATTATAGTAATAATTTGGCAAGGAAATGAAGCTATCGACAACTTGTTGAATACCAAGTATCCTTGGATTGAAAACACTAAAAAGAGGTTGATTATTCAGAGTATACTTTCGTTTGTTTATACCTCAATTACCTTGTTTGCTTTGATGTATTTGCTGCATCAATTACGGTTTGGTGATGGCCAAATTATCAATCGTAAAATGATGGAAATTTTTCCACCAGCCATTCTTTTTACTTTGGCGCTTTTGGCCGTCAAAATTGGAAGTGAATTTTTTAGTGCTTTAAAAAATAGTTTAGTTGAAATAGAAAAATACAAAACTGAAAGTGCTAATGCTCAATTGCAAAACTTAAAAAATCAATTAAATCCCCATTTCTTATTCAATAATTTAAGTGTTTTGACTTCGTTGGTTTATAAGAACCAAGACAAAGCCGCTGATTTTATCACTGAATTGGCCAAAGTATACCGCTATGTTTTGGATACCAAAAATGCTGAATTAGTTCCTTTACAAGAAGAATTGGATTTTATAAATCATTATATTTATTTGCAAAAAATACGATTTGAAGACAGTGTTCTTTTTGAAATAAAAATAGAGGAAAGCCAAAAATCAGCTTTTATATTGCCAATGTGTTTGCAAATGTTAGTTGAAAATACAATTCAGCACAACGAAACTTCGCAAGCCAATCCGTTGAAAGTTTTAATTTATACGCAAAACAATTCATTAATCATCGAAAACCCAATTTTGCCAAGAAGCAACACTGCAGAAAGCACTAAAACTGGGTCGAAAAATATAGAGCAACGGTATTCCTTTTTTACCGACAAAAAAGTCATCGTTTCTAACAACGGAGAAATTTTTAAAGTAATTTTACCTTTAATACAGAAAAAATGA
- a CDS encoding LytTR family DNA-binding domain-containing protein: MKVIIIEDEKLSAEHLTVLLQKIDPSITVIKYFDTIKTSVTAFKEGLTANLIFMDIHLADGNSFEIFNQIELEIPVVFTTAFDNYAIQAFKQNSIDYLLKPIALQELQFAMEKFKKQQQVGNKDLISSISTAYQQMNKEYKTRFLVKSGQTIETIKIEEIHHFETRESLSFLVTHKGSHYSIDYSLDQLESILQPKNFFRINRKIILNIHSIEKVNTYFNSRLSIATKFLDNDARIVSRDRVNDLKKWLDN, encoded by the coding sequence ATGAAAGTAATAATTATAGAAGACGAAAAATTATCGGCAGAACATTTGACTGTTCTTTTGCAGAAAATAGATCCCTCTATAACTGTGATTAAATATTTTGATACAATTAAAACGTCGGTAACGGCTTTCAAGGAAGGTTTAACTGCCAATTTAATCTTTATGGACATTCATTTGGCTGACGGCAATAGTTTTGAGATTTTCAACCAAATAGAACTTGAAATTCCTGTTGTTTTTACTACCGCTTTCGATAATTATGCCATTCAGGCTTTCAAGCAAAATAGCATCGATTATTTATTGAAACCCATTGCTTTACAAGAGTTGCAATTTGCTATGGAAAAGTTTAAAAAGCAACAACAAGTAGGAAATAAAGACCTTATTTCAAGTATTTCAACGGCTTATCAGCAAATGAATAAAGAGTATAAAACACGCTTTTTAGTCAAATCAGGTCAAACCATCGAGACCATAAAAATCGAAGAAATTCATCATTTTGAAACTAGGGAAAGCCTATCTTTTTTAGTGACCCATAAAGGAAGCCACTATTCAATTGACTATTCATTAGACCAACTGGAATCGATATTGCAACCTAAAAACTTCTTCCGCATCAATAGAAAAATAATTCTAAATATTCATTCAATAGAGAAAGTGAATACTTATTTCAATAGCCGTTTATCTATTGCAACTAAATTTTTAGATAATGACGCTAGAATTGTAAGTCGGGACCGAGTAAATGATTTAAAAAAATGGTTGGATAATTAA
- a CDS encoding thiamine pyrophosphate-dependent enzyme translates to MIFDRKNLTDNQLLDLYKRILKPRLIEEKMLILIRQGKVSKWFSGIGQEAISVGVTAVLDSDEYILPMHRNLGVFTGRNIPLYRLFSQWQGKANGFTKGRDRSFHFGTQQYKIIGMISHLGPQLGVADGIALANKLKKNGKITAVFTGEGATSEGDFHEALNIASVWELPVMFVIENNGYGLSTPTNEQYRCENLADKGKGYGMESHIVDGNNILEVFNLLSELKASMKENPRPVLLEFKTFRMRGHEEASGTKYVPQELMDMWAIKDPVENYKKYLIENGILTADFDTVLHAEIKKDIDESLAVANAEPEIEATLSEELNDVYKSYTFEHVNPSEDKENIRFIDAISTSLRQSMERHENSVIMGQDIAEYGGAFKITDGFVAQFGKERVINTPICESAVVSAGMGLSINGYKAIVEMQFADFVSTGFNPIVNLLAKSHYRWLEKADVVVRMPCGGGTQAGPFHSQTNEAWFTKTPGLKVVYPAFPYDAKGLLNTSINDPNPVLFFEHKQLYRSIYQDVPTDYYTIPLGKAALLKEGNQVTIISFGAAVHWALETLAKNPHISADLLDLRTLQPLDTEAIFASVKKTGRVIIYQEDSMFGGIASDISAMIMENCFKYLDAPVKRVASLDTPIPFTKALEDQYLPKARFENDLKELLAY, encoded by the coding sequence ATGATCTTCGATAGAAAAAATCTTACTGACAATCAATTATTAGATTTATATAAAAGAATACTGAAACCAAGACTTATTGAGGAGAAAATGTTGATTCTTATTCGTCAGGGAAAAGTATCCAAATGGTTTTCAGGAATTGGCCAAGAGGCTATTTCTGTTGGTGTTACAGCAGTTTTAGATTCTGATGAGTATATTTTGCCAATGCACAGAAATCTAGGCGTTTTTACAGGAAGAAACATTCCATTGTACCGATTGTTTTCACAATGGCAAGGCAAAGCCAATGGTTTTACCAAAGGTCGTGATCGAAGTTTTCACTTTGGAACCCAACAATATAAAATTATTGGAATGATTTCTCATCTTGGCCCACAATTAGGAGTGGCTGACGGAATTGCTTTAGCCAATAAACTCAAAAAAAACGGTAAAATCACAGCTGTTTTCACTGGTGAAGGCGCAACTAGTGAAGGCGATTTTCATGAAGCTTTGAATATAGCTTCAGTTTGGGAATTGCCAGTTATGTTTGTAATAGAGAATAATGGTTACGGACTATCGACACCTACAAATGAACAATACCGATGTGAAAACCTTGCCGATAAAGGGAAAGGCTATGGAATGGAAAGTCATATTGTTGATGGAAATAATATACTTGAAGTTTTTAATTTATTATCTGAATTGAAGGCTTCGATGAAAGAAAATCCACGTCCGGTTTTATTAGAATTCAAAACTTTTAGAATGCGCGGACACGAAGAGGCGAGTGGCACTAAATATGTTCCACAGGAGTTAATGGATATGTGGGCAATCAAAGATCCAGTAGAAAATTATAAAAAATATTTGATAGAAAACGGAATTCTTACTGCTGATTTTGACACTGTTTTACATGCTGAAATAAAGAAAGACATTGATGAAAGTTTGGCTGTTGCTAATGCCGAACCAGAAATTGAAGCTACATTAAGTGAAGAATTAAATGATGTTTATAAATCATATACATTTGAACACGTTAACCCATCTGAAGATAAGGAAAATATTCGTTTTATAGATGCTATTTCTACCAGTTTGCGACAATCTATGGAACGTCACGAAAACTCAGTAATCATGGGTCAAGATATTGCTGAATATGGTGGTGCTTTCAAAATTACCGATGGTTTTGTAGCGCAGTTTGGTAAAGAACGGGTTATCAATACGCCTATTTGTGAAAGCGCCGTGGTTTCGGCCGGAATGGGATTATCTATAAATGGCTATAAAGCGATTGTTGAAATGCAGTTTGCTGATTTTGTTTCGACAGGATTTAATCCAATTGTGAATTTATTAGCAAAGTCACATTACCGTTGGTTAGAAAAGGCTGATGTTGTAGTACGGATGCCTTGCGGCGGCGGAACACAAGCTGGTCCTTTTCATTCGCAAACTAATGAAGCTTGGTTTACTAAAACACCAGGTTTAAAAGTGGTTTATCCAGCATTTCCTTATGATGCCAAAGGATTATTGAATACCTCAATAAACGACCCGAATCCAGTATTATTCTTTGAACACAAGCAATTGTACCGAAGTATTTATCAAGATGTTCCTACTGATTATTATACGATTCCACTAGGAAAAGCGGCTTTATTGAAAGAAGGAAATCAGGTTACGATTATTTCATTTGGAGCAGCGGTACATTGGGCATTGGAAACTTTAGCTAAAAACCCTCACATCTCAGCTGATTTATTGGATTTGAGAACTTTACAGCCCTTGGATACCGAAGCTATTTTTGCATCGGTAAAGAAAACAGGAAGAGTGATTATTTATCAGGAAGACAGTATGTTTGGCGGAATTGCCAGTGATATTTCGGCAATGATTATGGAAAATTGCTTTAAATATCTTGATGCTCCAGTTAAGCGTGTCGCAAGTTTAGATACGCCAATTCCTTTTACAAAAGCGTTGGAAGATCAATATTTACCGAAAGCAAGATTCGAAAATGATTTGAAAGAACTTTTAGCCTATTAA